AAGTCCGGATGTAATTCTATACGTTGGTGAAGGCGTGCTCACCACTTTTGAGAGCCAGCACGTTTCGTATATCGGTAGTAAAGCGCAAGGCCTCCAGTAGCGGGAGTAAATTAAGCAGATCTGTGTCCGTCGGATCACTTATCCAGCCTTCGACCTGTATCGCGTTGTCCACATGCATAGCGTAACTTACCGGGCTGTTATCGATAATGAATATGTCGCTGAGCGATGCGTTAGGCACTACAACGGAAAGGTCTTTAATGTAGCCCACACCATCTCGCAATATGCAATCTTGGCGGTAAAGGCGGCGAGAAAACTTGCCTGGGAAAGAGCTCTCAAGCCAGTCGATTACTGGGTCTGCGTATTCCTTCATAGATGCTGTGAAAACCACCAATTCATACCACTTGGCTATCTTGGTTAGGAAGAGGTCGCAATAGGGCCGCTTATGCACGTGGTAAAGCGTAGAGATGCCACTGGTAGCGAACTTTACCTCGACCATGTGGCCCTGAGACGAATTGCTGGACGACGTTCCACGTGACATAGAGTGAATAAGCGTTTCATCGAGGTCCAACACCAGCGTGCGGCGCTTGCGCCGATTGAGCACCGACTGTGGtatcagcttctttgggaACAAAAAACGTCCCATGCGGCGGGACCCAAGTGCAGTCCCtgcgctgctgctggcgccCGACCGTACGCTGCTCGTCTTCAATGACTGCCGCGATGTCTTgggctgttgctgttgcgGTTGTAGCGGCTGGCGCCGACCCTTGTCTTGGGGGCGCTCTTTGGCACCGCTAGTAACTGTCAGTGAGCCTTTGACAGTATCTGCCTGCAAAATCATTTCTTCTCCGGCGAGGtcatcctcttcctcagtAATGGTGCTAATGCGGGACGAGTTTTTCGGACTGATGGTCCCTGCAGACGCCTCTGATTTAGAATCACCCTCTGCGTTGTCGAAGCCCATTCCTTGATTCTCGGAAGAGCTGGCGCGCTCAATCAAACTCAGGGGGAATGTGATCACAAACCACACAAACAGCACAGGTTTGACCACTATCAGGTTGGGAAGAAAAGCAAGCATCGACCACAGTAGCGTCCAGCGCGCACGTTTTCTTTTCTGCGCCTCCTTTGGTGCCACGTCTATTCTCGCATTTGCTTTCTCACTGTCTTCCACACGATGCGGGGTGGCCGTCGATTCCTCATGCTTGGGCGGCAAAATGTTATTTGTAAGGTATGAAATAGCGTTCATGGACTTGGTTACGCACCTCCTTAGCCCTTGCTAAACTTTACGAGTGACAAAACCACACTCTGCGTGCAATTACTATTGTTAGCACTCAGCAAATCGTGTTTCGTTAAATTTGCCTTCCATATGAATTGGTGGAATAATTGGCATTTAGA
This is a stretch of genomic DNA from Lachancea thermotolerans CBS 6340 chromosome D complete sequence. It encodes these proteins:
- the NEM1 gene encoding Nem1-Spo7 phosphatase catalytic subunit NEM1 (similar to uniprot|P38757 Saccharomyces cerevisiae YHR004C NEM1 Protein of the nuclear envelope required for the spherical shape of the nucleus required for normal sporulation); this translates as MNAISYLTNNILPPKHEESTATPHRVEDSEKANARIDVAPKEAQKRKRARWTLLWSMLAFLPNLIVVKPVLFVWFVITFPLSLIERASSSENQGMGFDNAEGDSKSEASAGTISPKNSSRISTITEEEDDLAGEEMILQADTVKGSLTVTSGAKERPQDKGRRQPLQPQQQQPKTSRQSLKTSSVRSGASSSAGTALGSRRMGRFLFPKKLIPQSVLNRRKRRTLVLDLDETLIHSMSRGTSSSNSSQGHMVEVKFATSGISTLYHVHKRPYCDLFLTKIAKWYELVVFTASMKEYADPVIDWLESSFPGKFSRRLYRQDCILRDGVGYIKDLSVVVPNASLSDIFIIDNSPVSYAMHVDNAIQVEGWISDPTDTDLLNLLPLLEALRFTTDIRNVLALKSGEHAFTNV